ACGGCTGGTGCGCGCGCGGACGCTGTCCGGCGCCATCCCCGGGCCTTTCGAGACCTGGCTGGTGCACCGCAGCATGGGCACGCTCGACCTGCGCCTGGCGCGGCAGGCCGAGAACGCCGCCGCGCTCGTCGCCGCGCTGCGGGAGCACCCCGCGATCTCCGGGCTGCGCTGGCCTGGCGCGCCCGGCGACCCGTCGCACGAGCTCGCCCGGCGGCAGATGCGCCGCTGGGGCGGGGTGTTCCGGTTCGAGCTGGCCGACGCGGCGGCGGTGGAGGAGTTCGTCCGCCGCAGCGAACTGGTGGTGGCGGCGACGAGCTTCGGCGGCCTGCACAGCACCGTCGACCGCCGCGCGCAGTGGGGAGACCCGGTGCCGGAGGGCTTCGTCCGCTTCTCGGCGGGCTGCGAAGACCCGGCGGACCTCGTCGCCGACGTCCTCCAAGCCCTCGCCTGACAGTACCGCCTCACAGTCCCGCCTCTCCGCGATTTTCAGTGGTGGTGGCGTTGGGACGCTGTCTCGCGTTTTCGGGGTTTCTTGTGGCTGGGTTGCGTCACGGTCCCCTGAGGTGCGGTTGGGTGGGTATCGGGACTGTGCTCGGCAAAGTCGTCCTGGGTGGGGTTGTGCGGCAGTTTTGCCGGTAACTGACCGGACGTTCCGGGCGCCCGCGGTGTCAGTTCCAGGCAGAACTGACACCCGTCCCGGCCGGACCTTGCCGGGGCCTTGACTGGGTGATGGTCAATTTCGTGCGAAATTGACCGCGGCCTAGGTGGCGGGGGTGGTGGTGTGGGATGGGGCACACTCCGTGGTGTGAGATCTCGCCGGGGCGAGTTGACGGGGCCTCGGCCGGGCTGGTTGAGTTCTCGGCATGTTGTTGCGCGCCATGACCGGTCGGCGGGGTCACATCGACCTCCACCGCGTTGCCAGCGCGCTCTGTTCTTCGTGCTGATCGATCCCTGGTAATCCCCGGGCTCTCGCACGCCCGGAACCCACGCCCGATCCCGAAGGACTTCGCACGTGTTCGCCGTTCCGCCGAATACCCTGGCCGTCGCTGCCGATCTGACCACCGCGCACCCGGTGCGCATCGCCCGGGAGCTCGCCACCGACCGCGGTTCCTGGACCCACCTGCTTCGCTACGACCCCGATCAGCGCTGGTTCGGCCTGCTGGCCCGCACCGAGCACTACGAGGCGTGGCTGCTGAGCTGGCTGCCGGGCCAGCGCACCGAGCTGCACGACCACGGCGGCGCCACCGGTGCCTTCACCATCGTCGCCGGCGACCTCACCGAGCGCGTCGTGCGCGGCGGGACCACCGAGGTGCTGCACCAGCTCACCGCCGGGCAGTCCCGCGTGTTCGGCCCCGACTACGTGCACCAGGTGACCAACTCCGGGCCGGATCCGGCGGTGAGCATCCACGTCTACCGCCCGGTCCGCTCGTCGATGACGACCTACACCCACGATCCGATCACCGGTCTGCACCCGGTCGGCACCCGCTCCGCCTGAGCACCGTCCACAGCGGACTCCGGACTCAGGCGGCCTTGGTGAAGTGGAACGACGAGATGGCGAAGCCGGACGTCAGGTAGCGGCGGTGCGCCTCGTGCCGGTGGGTGCCGGAGTCGAGGTGCACCTGGGCGGCGCCGATCCGCCGCGCCTCCTCGTCGATCCACGCCAGCAGCGCGGCGCCGTGCCCCTGGCGTCGCGCGCTCGACGCGGTCACCAGGTCGTCGACGTAGATGTGGTGGCCCCAGGCGAAGCACAGCCCGGCGCGGAATCCGGCGACCGCGGCCACCTCGCCGTCGCTGATCGCGGCGATCATCCGGTAGCCCTGCGCCTGCTGCTGCTTGGCCTGGGTCAGGAAGTCCTCCAGCGAGCCGATGTCCGGGCGAAGTTCGCGCAGGACCGGGTAGGCCGGGGTGAAGTCGTCGAGCTCGTGCACGGTCATGCCGGGTACCTCCGCTCCAGCACGTGCGCCGGGATCCCGAACTCCGGCGCGAGGTCGTCGGACGGTTCCGGCGCGCCCCACCGCGTTTCCAGCGGCAGGACTCCGGCCCACGCCTTGTCCGCCTCGACGTCCTCGGGATCGTCGTTGGGTCCTCCGCCGCGCATCTTCACCGCGGCTTCGGTCAGGTCGAGCGCGATGACGGCGGTCGCGGCCAGCTCCCGCTTGGTCGGCTGCCGAGCGTGCTCCCAGGATCCGGGAGCCAGGTGGTCGGTGATCACCT
This portion of the Saccharopolyspora antimicrobica genome encodes:
- a CDS encoding GNAT family N-acetyltransferase, coding for MTVHELDDFTPAYPVLRELRPDIGSLEDFLTQAKQQQAQGYRMIAAISDGEVAAVAGFRAGLCFAWGHHIYVDDLVTASSARRQGHGAALLAWIDEEARRIGAAQVHLDSGTHRHEAHRRYLTSGFAISSFHFTKAA
- a CDS encoding cysteine dioxygenase; amino-acid sequence: MFAVPPNTLAVAADLTTAHPVRIARELATDRGSWTHLLRYDPDQRWFGLLARTEHYEAWLLSWLPGQRTELHDHGGATGAFTIVAGDLTERVVRGGTTEVLHQLTAGQSRVFGPDYVHQVTNSGPDPAVSIHVYRPVRSSMTTYTHDPITGLHPVGTRSA